The following proteins are encoded in a genomic region of Nicotiana sylvestris chromosome 4, ASM39365v2, whole genome shotgun sequence:
- the LOC104236876 gene encoding putative late blight resistance protein homolog R1B-16, giving the protein MDSIKGEVMKFKNVHKRIKDAPATTYLSSFSSGRVLDEENTLVGMDDVFNNIRDQLFGQTPALNVVSVVGMGGIGKSTLARSLFNHPSVSRRFDISSWVTVSQSYDAKEMLLDVLSFGTPDGKAMYRNTSEDELLDQVRRKLKRKRYLKLLDDIWTIEAWDQVRRSFPDDENGSRIMITTRLLEVANCAGNDFPPHHMPFLSLEDSWKLLSLKVFGNEDCPPQLEEVGKQIAKQCQGLALSVVVIAGLLSKINRTYDDWQQIADNLNSHIGSTSQQCLAILALSYNYLPCSLKACFLYMGVFLEDAKIPTDTLIRIWVAEGFLKTICHKKPEEVAEECLEDLVSRSLIMVNSRGWVSGKIRSCRIHDLIRLLCLRKGKTEKFFHVINECYEVSSEGVESEHRLLLYEDAVQNQNLGLHEDNLDSVRTILCICEPCTSMLEFEYYKIVDTHFQLLRVLDVLMILFQLFPTEITQLVHLRYLAFTTGGDVPTSISNLWNLQTLIVEPIENQLSWPVEIWKMSSLKYFQSGGMSMPVPAPPKAQHILGLEKFKKLSLNEASSNWEEICMAVPNVKELDVIINLDIHPNGWNDFIGSLICLVDLQKLSIQLKVSSHPLFFIRRPAQLWYVFPENLKSLTLVATHLEWTDMPMLSSLPNLEVLKLEFYGFEGSNWNLDEGGFKKLKLLHIHQTRLVHWQAASDSLPVLEYLVLMFCSELEEIPRVIGDIPTLKLIDLHYCSQAAVTSAEEILEEQKSIGNEVLVVTVSPDHPPSLETYYV; this is encoded by the coding sequence ATGGATTCCATAAAAGGAGAAGTGATGAAGTTCAAGAATGTCCACAAACGTATCAAAGATGCGCCAGCAACAACTTATTTATCCTCCTTCTCGTCTGGGCGTGTCTTGGATGAGGAAAATACACTTGTTGGGATGGACGATGTCTTCAACAACATAAGAGATCAGCTCTTTGGACAAACACCAGCGTTGAATGTTGTCTCAGTTGTTGGTATGGGCGGCATTGGTAAGTCGACACTTGCTAGAAGTTTATTTAATCATCCATCAGTATCCCGACGTTTTGATATTTCTTCATGGGTTACTGTTTCTCAATCATACGATGCAAAGGAAATGCTATTGGATGTCCTAAGCTTCGGTACTCCAGATGGGAAGGCAATGTACCGCAATACGAGCGAAGATGAATTATTGGACCAAGTGCgtagaaaattgaaaaggaagaGGTATTTGAAACTTTTGGACGATATATGGACTATAGAGGCTTGGGACCAGGTAAGAAGATCATTTCCCGATGATGAAAATGGAAGTCGCATAATGATAACTACTAGGCTCCTCGAAGTAGCTAACTGTGCTGGCAATGATTTTCCTCCTCATCACATGCCTTTTCTCAGTCTTGAAGATAGTTGGAAATTACTATCTCTTAAGGTTTTTGGAAATGAAGATTGTCCTCCTCAGCTTGAGGAAGTAGGAAAGCAGATAGCGAAACAATGTCAAGGACTAGCTCTCTCAGTTGTTGTCATCGCTGGGCTTCTGTCGAAGATCAATAGGACATATGATGATTGGCAACAAATTGCTGATAATTTGAATTCCCACATAGGTTCAACCTCCCAGCAGTGTTTAGCAATATTAGCTCTGAGTTACAACTACTTGCCTTGTAGCTTGAAAGCTTGCTTTCTTTATATGGGAGTTTTCCTTGAAGATGCAAAAATTCCTACAGATACGTTGATTAGAATTTGGGTGGCTGAGGGTTTTCTGAAGACAATTTGCCATAAAAAGCCAGAAGAGGTAGCAGAAGAGTGTCTAGAGGATCTAGTTAGCAGAAGTTTGATTATGGTCAACAGTCGAGGATGGGTAAGCGGAAAAATTAGAAGTTGCAGGATTCACGACCTCATTCGGCTATTATGCTTGAGAAAAGGAAAAACCGAGAAGTTTTTTCATGTCATAAATGAATGTTACGAAGTGTCGTCAGAAGGCGTGGAGAGTGAACATCGACTATTATTGTATGAAGATGCTGTGCAAAACCAGAATCTCGGCCTACACGAAGATAATCTGGATTCAGTTCGTACCATCTTGTGCATCTGTGAACCGTGTACTTCTATGCTCGAATTTGAATACTACAAAATAGTGGATACTCATTTTCAGCTGCTAAGGGTATTGGATGTACTAATGATTCTCTTTCAACTTTTTCCCACTGAGATAACACAATTAGTACATTTAAGATATCTTGCTTTTACCACCGGTGGCGATGTTCCAACATCAATTTCTAATCTGTGGAATCTACAGACATTGATTGTCGAGCCAATTGAAAATCAATTATCCTGGCCAGTAGAAATTTGGAAGATGTCAAGTTTGAAATATTTCCAGTCTGGGGGAATGAGTATGCCCGTGCCTGCTCCTCCAAAGGCACAACATATTTTGGGTTTAGAAAAGTTCAAGAAACTTTCACTAAACGAAGCTTCTTCCAACTGGGAGGAAATTTGTATGGCTGTCCCGAACGTAAAGGAATTGGATGTTATTATCAATTTAGATATACACCCTAATGGATGGAATGATTTTATTGGTAGTCTCATATGTCTTGTTGATCTCCAGAAGCTAAGCATTCAACTAAAGGTTTCGTCGCATCCACTGTTTTTTATAAGGCGGCCTGCTCAGCTGTGGTACGTGTTCCCAGAAAACCTCAAGAGTTTGACACTTGTAGCGACACATCTAGAGTGGACAGATATGCCAATGCTTAGCAGCTTACCCAACCTTGAGGTACTCAAACTAGAATTTTATGGTTTTGAAGGGAGCAATTGGAATCTAGATGAAGGGGGTTTCAAGAAACTCAAGTTGCTACACATTCACCAGACGAGATTGGTGCACTGGCAGGCAGCCAGTGATAGTCTTCCAGTTCTAGAGTATCTAGTCCTAATGTTTTGCTCTGAATTGGAGGAGATTCCTAGAGTTATCGGAGATATTCCCACATTAAAATTGATTGACTTGCATTACTGCAGCCAAGCTGCTGTTACTTCTGCAGAGGAAATTCTAGAAGAGCAAAAAAGCATTGGAAATGAAGTTCTTGTGGTTACTGTATCCCCTGATCACCCTCCTTCGCTGGAAACTTACTATGTGTGA